A region from the bacterium genome encodes:
- a CDS encoding NTPase — translation MKHIFITGKPKSGKTTLFKELIPYLKDGGGFYTQEVLYQDKRLGFEIITLDGRRSLLARKGLKSPFKLGSYGVNVANLDEIGVAAIEEAIENKKIIVIDEIGKMELCSERFKEVVLKALDSGKSLLGTIPKANLPFWERIKKRDDVLILELTSENRGEVFKTIKGIIDSLRR, via the coding sequence ATGAAACACATCTTTATTACCGGCAAACCGAAATCAGGTAAGACCACCCTTTTTAAAGAGTTAATCCCTTATTTGAAAGATGGGGGTGGATTTTATACCCAGGAAGTCCTTTACCAAGATAAGCGCCTAGGTTTTGAAATTATCACCCTGGATGGAAGAAGGAGTTTATTAGCCAGGAAAGGATTAAAGTCACCATTTAAGCTGGGAAGCTATGGAGTAAATGTAGCGAACTTAGATGAGATTGGTGTAGCGGCAATAGAGGAAGCAATAGAGAACAAAAAGATTATTGTGATTGATGAGATTGGGAAAATGGAATTATGCTCAGAGAGATTTAAAGAAGTAGTGCTTAAAGCCCTGGATAGTGGTAAATCTCTCCTGGGGACAATCCCCAAGGCAAATCTTCCATTTTGGGAGAGAATTAAAAAGAGGGATGATGTCTTAATCTTAGAGTTAACTTCAGAAAATAGAGGGGAAGTCTTCAAAACCATAAAAGGTATTATCGACTCCTTGAGAAGATAA
- a CDS encoding HEAT repeat domain-containing protein gives MKKQKIEISHSQNIEVIQAGRDVHIHKEDKKPSKRMEKLTPRYCQFIRDKYKTIPCLDENISLTMENYIPLQLGQEREEKPTKRELLESKELGEDVDFKVWREIHSSSERHSLVVVDIWKAIQNKKIVVKGDPGSGKTTLTHYIAYSLVTNKRERKIKQDLIPLLIDLKDWADKGDSLPGYYAKYALKNSGFEEEIESLIKDWLKKGRCIILCDGLDEVTQNRQSIIQALQNTSSGEYRNCPLLVTTRIAGYNNELSGWQHYEVMPLNKENISSYAEDYLKDESSFLSALEKTPQMIPLSKNPLLLQILCFVFNRQNLKLPAGRIELYKKAVHNLLNLREPKIPLSIKESVLEKIASYFLEKKEIFEEADLREIIKTFLMNKKEDYNADDVLKEIREKSGLLCSLGEGQYIFLHLTFQEYLAACWIVREKEEPALLLEPILFNPRFREVIRLIAGKLKEPKDFIEFILEQKPLYYDVFHQPLLLAGLCLSDIPEIDSSLEKKILDDLWELWKEPEFYPLYDEIERVFASLVGTKKADAIINNFLEALKDRNPLFVHFHAVKALGNLGHADDEVINALLEVLKDKDIDWYVRREAVKALGNLGHANEKVINAILEALKDKGGAWNVHSDAAEALGRLGCVDKKLINALLEALKDEDPDVRLHAAEALGRLGCVDKKLINAYLKELKDKKEWHVRSNAAKVLGRLGYVDEKVINALLKALKDEEGYVRENAAEALGRLGHADDKVINALLEVLKGKYKLVRLYAAKALGNLGRADDKVINALLEALEDERENVRGNVAQALGRLGHADDEVINALLKAIEDKHEFVRSNAAEALGNLGCADDKVINALLEALKDKDWYVRSNAAEALGNLGRADDKVINALLEALKDKDNNVKNSAYESLKKLVEKEPGESRIILPQEAISKDSILNLLTEIQQNIERYSAKELEYLPASCDYFGTFNRHGMSHSLKVKELMDEIVNPAPRPKGRGILNDVSIAPLHPRPEGRGITGCGVKDKNLLNEYEYFLLKAASYLHDIGLVPENGEDYKNKETAQKARKEHNRRSYEKIMKEWREIGLSDESMANQIAIICRAHPKKESLDELQDAQYTFAGNSYKVRLQLLAAILRLADALDADKDRIPPEYIRKNKKISKKDVEEYYKHEIVKDIKIEPNKKTIFLSIVRPNTSRAQEIEELLKASLEAELNSVKNILFKYNLYLENLKLDVTTDPYQKDI, from the coding sequence ATGAAAAAGCAAAAGATAGAAATTAGCCATAGTCAGAATATTGAGGTTATTCAGGCAGGTAGGGATGTGCATATTCACAAAGAAGATAAAAAACCATCTAAAAGAATGGAAAAATTAACCCCCAGATATTGCCAGTTCATCAGGGATAAATACAAGACTATACCTTGCCTTGATGAAAATATCAGCTTGACGATGGAGAATTATATCCCCCTCCAATTAGGCCAAGAAAGAGAAGAAAAGCCTACCAAGAGAGAGCTATTAGAATCTAAAGAATTAGGCGAGGATGTAGATTTCAAGGTATGGCGAGAGATACACTCTTCTTCCGAAAGACATTCTTTAGTGGTCGTAGACATCTGGAAAGCCATCCAAAATAAGAAGATTGTAGTCAAGGGAGACCCAGGCTCAGGAAAGACTACCCTTACTCACTATATCGCCTATTCTTTAGTCACCAACAAGAGAGAGCGTAAAATAAAACAGGATTTGATTCCTCTATTGATAGATTTGAAGGATTGGGCAGATAAAGGAGATTCCCTTCCTGGGTATTATGCGAAATATGCCTTAAAAAACAGCGGTTTTGAAGAGGAGATTGAATCCTTAATAAAAGATTGGCTTAAGAAGGGTAGATGTATCATCCTTTGTGATGGCTTGGATGAGGTAACCCAGAATAGGCAATCTATCATCCAAGCCTTGCAAAACACAAGCTCTGGGGAGTATAGAAACTGCCCTCTTTTAGTAACCACCCGAATTGCCGGATACAATAATGAATTGTCAGGCTGGCAACATTATGAGGTAATGCCTTTAAATAAAGAAAATATCTCCTCTTATGCAGAGGATTATCTTAAGGATGAATCTAGCTTTCTCTCTGCCTTAGAGAAGACACCCCAGATGATTCCCCTTTCTAAGAACCCATTGCTTTTACAGATACTCTGCTTTGTCTTTAACAGACAAAACCTCAAGCTACCTGCTGGCCGGATTGAGTTATATAAAAAGGCAGTCCATAATTTGCTGAATTTGAGAGAACCCAAGATTCCCCTTTCTATTAAAGAAAGTGTGTTAGAAAAGATAGCCTCTTATTTCCTTGAGAAAAAAGAGATATTTGAAGAGGCTGATTTAAGGGAGATTATAAAAACCTTTCTAATGAATAAGAAAGAGGATTACAATGCCGATGATGTATTAAAAGAGATTAGAGAAAAGAGTGGTCTTTTATGTTCACTTGGCGAAGGGCAATATATCTTCCTCCACCTTACCTTTCAGGAATATTTAGCCGCTTGCTGGATTGTAAGGGAAAAAGAAGAGCCGGCTTTGCTTCTTGAGCCTATACTCTTTAATCCAAGGTTTAGAGAGGTAATAAGACTTATTGCTGGTAAGCTTAAAGAGCCAAAGGATTTTATTGAATTCATCTTAGAACAAAAACCACTCTATTATGATGTTTTCCACCAACCCCTACTTTTGGCAGGTCTTTGCCTCTCTGATATTCCTGAGATAGATTCCTCGTTAGAAAAGAAGATACTGGATGACCTTTGGGAGTTGTGGAAGGAGCCAGAATTTTACCCTCTCTATGATGAGATTGAGAGGGTATTTGCTTCTTTAGTTGGAACAAAGAAGGCAGATGCGATAATTAACAATTTCCTTGAGGCACTCAAGGATAGAAACCCGTTGTTTGTGCATTTTCATGCAGTCAAGGCATTGGGCAACTTAGGTCATGCAGACGATGAAGTCATCAATGCTCTCCTTGAGGTACTCAAGGATAAGGATATAGATTGGTATGTGCGTCGTGAGGCAGTCAAGGCACTGGGCAACTTAGGTCATGCAAATGAGAAAGTTATCAACGCCATCCTTGAAGCACTCAAGGATAAAGGTGGAGCCTGGAATGTGCATAGTGATGCAGCCGAGGCACTGGGCAGATTAGGTTGTGTAGATAAAAAGCTCATCAATGCACTCCTTGAAGCACTTAAGGATGAAGACCCGGATGTGCGTCTTCATGCAGCTGAGGCACTGGGGAGATTAGGTTGTGTAGATAAAAAGCTCATCAATGCATACCTTAAGGAACTCAAGGATAAAAAAGAATGGCATGTGCGTAGTAATGCAGCCAAGGTACTGGGCAGATTAGGTTATGTAGATGAAAAGGTCATCAATGCACTCCTTAAGGCACTTAAGGATGAAGAAGGGTATGTGCGTGAGAACGCAGCCGAGGCACTGGGCAGATTAGGTCATGCAGATGATAAAGTCATTAATGCTCTCCTTGAGGTACTTAAGGGTAAATACAAGCTTGTGCGTCTTTATGCAGCCAAGGCACTGGGCAACTTAGGTCGTGCAGATGATAAAGTCATTAATGCTCTCCTTGAGGCACTGGAGGATGAAAGAGAGAATGTGCGTGGTAATGTAGCCCAGGCACTGGGCAGATTAGGTCATGCAGATGATGAAGTCATCAATGCACTCCTTAAGGCAATAGAGGATAAACACGAGTTTGTGCGTAGTAATGCAGCCGAGGCACTGGGCAACTTAGGTTGTGCAGATGATAAGGTTATCAATGCACTCCTTGAGGCACTCAAGGATAAAGACTGGTATGTGCGTAGTAATGCAGCCGAGGCACTGGGCAATTTAGGTCGTGCAGATGATAAGGTCATCAATGCACTCCTTGAGGCACTCAAGGATAAAGACAACAATGTAAAAAATTCTGCCTACGAATCCCTTAAGAAATTAGTAGAGAAGGAGCCAGGCGAAAGCAGAATTATACTCCCTCAGGAAGCCATCTCAAAAGACTCAATACTCAATTTATTAACCGAAATCCAACAAAATATAGAGCGCTATTCTGCAAAAGAACTGGAATACTTACCTGCAAGCTGTGACTACTTTGGCACCTTTAACCGCCATGGGATGAGCCACTCACTTAAAGTCAAAGAATTAATGGATGAAATAGTAAACCCCGCACCCCGTCCTAAAGGACGAGGCATTCTTAATGATGTTTCAATTGCACCCCTACATCCCCGCCCTGAAGGGCGAGGCATTACGGGGTGCGGGGTAAAAGACAAAAACCTCTTGAATGAATATGAATACTTCTTACTTAAGGCAGCTTCCTATCTCCACGATATTGGACTTGTCCCTGAAAATGGTGAGGATTATAAAAATAAAGAAACAGCGCAAAAAGCGCGAAAAGAACATAACAGGAGAAGTTATGAGAAGATAATGAAGGAGTGGAGAGAAATTGGACTTTCTGATGAGTCTATGGCTAATCAAATTGCCATAATTTGTCGTGCCCATCCTAAGAAAGAATCCCTGGATGAGCTACAAGATGCCCAGTATACATTTGCGGGTAATTCCTATAAGGTAAGACTCCAATTATTAGCAGCTATCTTAAGATTGGCAGATGCCTTAGATGCAGATAAAGACCGTATTCCACCTGAATATATCCGGAAAAACAAAAAGATTAGTAAGAAAGATGTGGAGGAGTATTATAAGCACGAAATAGTAAAAGACATAAAGATTGAGCCTAACAAAAAGACCATCTTCCTAAGTATTGTAAGACCTAATACTTCTCGGGCACAAGAGATAGAGGAATTATTAAAGGCTTCGCTTGAGGCAGAACTAAATTCAGTGAAGAATATTTTATTTAAGTATAACCTCTATCTTGAAAACCTCAAACTGGATGTAACCACAGACCCTTATCAGAAAGATATATAG
- a CDS encoding ATP-binding protein: MNRELVEDYILEYTKRPIPPLIERELMITETERIISIIGPRRAGKTYYFYQLMKDKKEEALYLNFEDTRLTDVNFKEIRDLIRTYKELTAREPKYLFFDEIQNIQNWELAVREILDTQRYKIFITGSSSKLLAYEIATSLRGRTFRYLLLPFSFSEFLRAEGISLVGSLSKEERAEIRGKLRRYLEFGGFPEIIKEKEKERILKEFYELILFRDLVERHKLKNIALARFLLSFFAQNLSCEISINKIFSFLKSQGKRIGKNTLYDYCEKIQDSVSVFFLLRYSEKIYEKEAWPKKVYLCDTGISKVVRFQEDIGRLMENCVFLELLRRQNERPLIEFYYYKDARGKEIDFVLKEKTKIEELIQVCYKIEEIKTKEREFKSLILGAERLNCKNLTVITWDVEAKEEFKGFWINLIPLTKWLMG; encoded by the coding sequence ATGAATCGGGAGTTGGTTGAAGATTACATCTTAGAATATACCAAAAGACCTATTCCGCCTTTGATAGAAAGGGAGCTAATGATAACAGAAACAGAAAGAATAATCTCTATCATCGGACCAAGAAGGGCAGGAAAAACATATTACTTCTATCAGTTAATGAAAGACAAGAAAGAAGAAGCCCTTTATCTAAACTTTGAAGATACAAGATTAACAGATGTCAATTTCAAGGAAATAAGGGATTTAATAAGAACTTATAAAGAACTTACCGCAAGAGAACCAAAGTATTTATTCTTTGATGAGATTCAAAATATTCAAAATTGGGAACTTGCGGTAAGAGAAATCCTGGATACCCAAAGATACAAAATCTTTATTACCGGCTCTTCTTCAAAACTACTGGCTTATGAAATTGCTACCTCTTTAAGGGGAAGGACATTCAGATATTTGCTTCTTCCTTTTAGTTTTTCTGAATTTTTAAGAGCAGAAGGAATTTCTTTAGTAGGCTCTCTTTCAAAGGAGGAAAGAGCAGAAATAAGGGGTAAATTGCGAAGATATTTAGAATTTGGAGGTTTCCCAGAGATAATTAAAGAAAAAGAGAAGGAGCGGATATTAAAAGAGTTTTATGAACTCATCCTTTTCCGTGACCTGGTGGAAAGGCATAAATTAAAAAATATCGCTCTGGCAAGATTCCTCCTTTCATTCTTTGCCCAAAATCTTTCTTGTGAAATCAGCATAAATAAAATCTTTAGCTTCTTAAAATCACAAGGAAAGAGGATTGGAAAAAATACCTTATATGATTATTGCGAAAAGATTCAAGATTCAGTAAGTGTATTCTTTCTCTTGAGGTATTCAGAAAAGATATATGAGAAAGAAGCCTGGCCGAAAAAGGTCTATCTCTGCGACACAGGCATCTCAAAGGTTGTCCGATTCCAGGAAGACATCGGAAGATTAATGGAAAATTGTGTGTTTTTAGAGCTATTAAGAAGACAGAATGAAAGACCATTGATTGAGTTCTATTATTACAAAGATGCAAGGGGGAAAGAGATAGATTTTGTTCTAAAAGAAAAGACAAAGATAGAAGAGTTAATCCAGGTCTGTTATAAAATAGAAGAGATTAAAACAAAAGAAAGGGAGTTTAAATCTTTAATTCTGGGAGCTGAAAGATTAAATTGCAAAAACTTAACTGTAATTACCTGGGATGTAGAGGCAAAAGAAGAATTTAAAGGTTTTTGGATTAACCTTATTCCCCTTACAAAATGGTTGATGGGATAA